The window AATATTATCGTAGAAGataccgttttttttttttcttgagtcagtagaaaatgattttcttttgctAGAGCCTAGAAGTGGAAGCTAGTGATAAATTTTACTTCATTACATGACATTTTCTTTTTGCTAAAATCTTCATTTCTCATCATTCACGAAGCAAAATAACAATATACGGTCATAGGTAGATCTTTACATGTCCACCAAGCTTCTAAGCTAAAAATCCTTCCgaattaatgaaaacaaaagaaaaggtacgattggaaaaaaaatcccttcAAGAAGACAAACAAAATCGAAGAAATAattcgaatatatatatatatatatatatatatatatgtatatgtatatgtatatatgtatatatgtatatgtatatgtatatatgtatatatgtatatatgtaaacATACCTGTACATGTATAAATCTTTCCCAGGAGCCAACCGACGTTTACAAAGGCCACAGGTCCGCAAGAAATGAGAATCCTCCACAAAATGATTACCAGAGCCACTGCTCTTATGGTGGTTTCTTGGTGACAACACGGAGGCCAAGAAAGGTTGATCGTGCAAGAATCCACTAGTATTCTCACCACAAGAAGTATCcatcatattgtttttgttgtgaTAATCAAGAGACCCTTCTTCGAGTCCTGCAGTTGCATGGAGACCCTTGATGATCATTTGATGATTCTGGGTAGTATCATCAGAAGGCTCAGATGAGCCGGCGCCCACGTTGCTCGGAAGATCAACGGCAATACCAGTCATGCTTGTTGTTCTTCTCATGGGTCCCCTTGGACGCTTCCCTAGTGACATACCTTAATTCTCTCTCTTTGTTCCCTTCTTTCACTATTCAGAGAGAAAGAGATGCTAATCTATTGGTATGGTGAGAGGGATAATGGAAGGAAATGAGAGAAGATAATTAACGGGAGGAGTATACTGGGGTGGGGGTGACTGAGAGAGAATCTAGGCCGTTGCTTGCGGGAACCGGGTTCTAACACCTCCACGTCACGCTTCTTTGCTCTCTTTGCTTTTATGAATGCTGTCTCCTCTCCACcctttcttggttttttataaGGGTTATTTGTTTACTTGTGATTTTCTTTATGCTTGCAAACAAACTCATGTTACGTCAAAGCATgagtaaaaaacaaacacaataatGCTCTTGTTAAGGcatcaatattttcaattaaaatatgtgTACTATCTGCGGGATAATACATAAAcctaattgaattttctttataaattaattacatgTATGATCTGCCTCTCGTGTCCGCACTTAAGATTTCCTTAATTCATCAAAGAAGATTTCCAAAATTCTATGAAGCCACCTCCGTTTTGATCCATCAGTAATAGTTTGATCAGTTAAGGACTTCTGCATCTACCTTCCCGGGTCCTGTTGAGATTTTGGGATCATATTAACGAGGCTGGGGTTCTTCCTCCCAGGAAAGTCTTGGAGATTAGTGGACATCTTTCAGTGCAATCAAGTCAGTTGAATAATTGAATCAAATCACTCGGTGGATACTACTACTTACTGGGTTTGACAAAACCGAGGAGGTACAGCAAATTCTCAATGAAATTTCTCCGTCGATCAAGAAGGTATAGGCTGTCATCTTCATTCACAAGAAAAGACAAGTTAATGGTGTCACTGACTCACTAGCAAAGAAAGGTATATGGATCATGCGTGCTGAGGATGTCATTGCTTTGTTTTGATGTGCATACTATCCCAGGTGATTCTGTGCTCCTGTTAACAGCGAGACTCATT is drawn from Populus nigra chromosome 5, ddPopNigr1.1, whole genome shotgun sequence and contains these coding sequences:
- the LOC133693281 gene encoding FCS-Like Zinc finger 7-like — translated: MSLGKRPRGPMRRTTSMTGIAVDLPSNVGAGSSEPSDDTTQNHQMIIKGLHATAGLEEGSLDYHNKNNMMDTSCGENTSGFLHDQPFLASVLSPRNHHKSSGSGNHFVEDSHFLRTCGLCKRRLAPGKDLYMYRGDTAFCSQECRAQQMKQDERKENRNVMITSKKGERHASASTTSSKSSRKSETVAAA